A genome region from bacterium includes the following:
- the gspF gene encoding type II secretion system protein GspF, producing MAVYEYEGLDAKGREVTGIIEAESPRQARSKLKGDGVFTTALFVSTVEESGAEEKFPLLFRRSISQSDLALITRQLSTLIDAGLPLVAALSSLIDQMEAAHARRVLSQVRQKVNEGRSFHDALSEHPRIFNDFFRNMVRSGEASGTLGLVLGRLADFIESQVALKRKIQAAMIYPILMTCLGAGILIYLLGSVVPQVTGIFEDLGRTLPLPTRILLALSDAVRSYWPFAAIAVVLSIITFRSYLKTPAGRKAVDTFLLKVPRLGPFLRITAMARFAKTLGTLTTGGVKLLFALEISRPVLGNAVLEEAVESVEADVREGKSLRAAMQATGQFPSEFRQMVSVGEESGALDRMLLKIADSYESRIESAVASLTALLEPLMILAMGIAVGFVVLSILLPIFDLTEALG from the coding sequence TTGGCGGTTTACGAGTACGAGGGGCTTGACGCGAAGGGGCGCGAGGTCACGGGGATAATCGAGGCCGAAAGCCCGCGGCAGGCAAGGAGCAAGCTCAAGGGCGACGGCGTTTTCACCACCGCTCTTTTCGTCTCCACCGTCGAGGAGAGCGGAGCCGAGGAGAAGTTCCCGCTTCTTTTCCGGCGCTCGATCTCCCAGTCCGACCTCGCTCTCATCACCCGCCAGCTTTCCACGCTCATAGACGCGGGCCTCCCCCTTGTCGCGGCGCTCTCCTCCCTCATCGACCAGATGGAGGCCGCCCACGCGAGGCGCGTCCTCTCGCAGGTGCGCCAGAAGGTCAACGAGGGAAGGTCCTTTCACGACGCCCTTTCGGAGCACCCGCGAATCTTCAACGACTTTTTCAGAAACATGGTCCGTTCAGGCGAGGCCAGCGGCACCCTCGGCCTCGTCCTCGGAAGGCTGGCGGATTTCATCGAAAGCCAGGTCGCCCTCAAGCGCAAGATTCAGGCGGCGATGATCTACCCGATACTCATGACCTGCCTCGGAGCGGGGATTCTCATCTACCTTCTAGGCTCGGTGGTGCCGCAGGTCACCGGGATCTTCGAGGACCTCGGAAGGACTCTGCCCCTTCCCACGCGGATTCTGCTGGCGCTGAGCGACGCGGTGCGCTCTTACTGGCCCTTCGCGGCCATCGCCGTCGTATTGTCTATTATCACCTTTCGCTCCTACCTCAAGACCCCGGCGGGAAGAAAGGCCGTGGATACTTTTCTCCTCAAGGTTCCGCGCCTCGGGCCCTTTTTGCGGATAACGGCGATGGCCCGTTTCGCCAAAACCCTCGGAACCCTCACGACCGGCGGGGTCAAGCTTCTCTTCGCCCTCGAAATAAGCAGGCCGGTGCTCGGAAACGCCGTCCTGGAGGAGGCGGTGGAATCGGTGGAGGCGGACGTGCGGGAGGGCAAGAGCCTTCGCGCCGCGATGCAGGCCACGGGGCAGTTCCCCTCGGAATTTCGCCAGATGGTCTCCGTCGGCGAGGAGTCCGGGGCGCTCGACCGGATGCTCCTCAAGATAGCCGACAGCTACGAATCCAGAATAGAGTCAGCGGTGGCTTCCTTGACAGCCCTCCTTGAACCACTTATGATTCTTGCTATGGGAATAGCGGTCGGATTCGTAGTCTTGTCAATACTTTTGCCCATTTTCGACCTTACGGAAGCACTCGGATGA
- the gspG gene encoding type II secretion system protein GspG, with translation MKRENQKTMKINKRSGFTLVELLVVITVLGILAAIVLPKFTGQTAKARVSAAKIQIRSLEDALSQFEVENGFFPSTEQGLEALVSKPATGKDAKEWRAGGYLQKGVPKDPWGNKYIYLSPGSNGPYDIVSYGADGMPGGEDENADINSWEIN, from the coding sequence ATGAAAAGAGAAAATCAAAAAACAATGAAGATAAACAAAAGGTCCGGTTTCACCCTTGTCGAGCTTCTGGTCGTCATAACCGTGCTCGGCATCCTCGCCGCCATCGTCCTGCCGAAATTCACCGGGCAGACGGCCAAGGCCAGGGTCAGCGCCGCGAAGATCCAGATACGCTCGCTGGAAGACGCCCTCTCGCAGTTCGAGGTGGAAAACGGCTTTTTCCCCTCCACGGAGCAGGGGCTCGAAGCCCTCGTCTCAAAACCCGCAACCGGCAAGGACGCCAAGGAATGGCGCGCGGGAGGATACCTCCAGAAGGGCGTTCCCAAGGACCCTTGGGGCAACAAATACATCTACCTGAGCCCCGGCTCAAACGGCCCCTACGACATCGTCAGTTACGGAGCCGACGGCATGCCCGGCGGGGAAGACGAAAACGCCGACATAAACAGCTGGGAAATAAATTGA
- a CDS encoding prepilin-type N-terminal cleavage/methylation domain-containing protein codes for MTKARRSGFTLIELILVILIISVVTSIALPRLPDFTGARKKESLRTLAYGIQSLHEYASFKKKALPSSMTLTSRSTGRGR; via the coding sequence TTGACCAAAGCGCGCCGGAGCGGCTTTACGCTTATCGAGCTTATCCTCGTGATACTGATAATCTCGGTGGTCACCTCGATAGCGCTGCCCCGTCTGCCGGATTTCACCGGCGCGAGAAAAAAAGAGTCACTCCGCACCCTCGCCTACGGCATCCAGTCCCTCCACGAATACGCCTCCTTCAAAAAAAAAGCCTTGCCCTCGTCTATGACCTTGACGAGCAGAAGTACTGGGCGGGGGAGATGA